From a single Serratia surfactantfaciens genomic region:
- a CDS encoding MurR/RpiR family transcriptional regulator encodes MFTHKAIAELNALELMVYNYVSKHKNQVMYMTIRELAEAAGVSTTTVLRFCKKMGCDGYSEFRIRFKLYLEQSDAPPIDSGIGEILSFFKSVSNEEFNQLIDQAVQHIAAAERIIFVGISTSGALGKYGARFFSNVGKFSTHIDDPYYPVNSDMYKNAVAIMLSVSGETEEILRLASQFSLHHCKIISITNNETSSLARLADFNLSYHVPQHLIGGHHNITTQIPVLYIIETIGKRLGHINSAK; translated from the coding sequence ATGTTCACCCATAAAGCAATCGCCGAGCTCAACGCCCTGGAGCTGATGGTTTATAACTACGTCAGCAAACACAAAAATCAGGTGATGTACATGACCATCCGCGAGCTGGCGGAGGCCGCCGGCGTGTCCACCACCACCGTGCTGCGGTTTTGCAAAAAAATGGGCTGTGACGGCTATTCGGAATTTCGCATCCGTTTCAAACTGTACCTCGAGCAAAGCGACGCGCCGCCGATCGATTCCGGCATCGGCGAAATCCTCAGCTTTTTTAAAAGCGTCAGCAACGAAGAGTTTAATCAGCTGATCGATCAGGCGGTGCAGCATATCGCCGCCGCCGAGCGAATTATTTTCGTCGGCATCAGTACGTCAGGCGCATTGGGGAAATATGGCGCGCGTTTCTTCTCCAACGTCGGGAAATTCAGCACCCATATCGACGATCCTTATTATCCGGTCAACAGCGATATGTATAAAAACGCGGTGGCGATCATGCTGTCGGTCTCCGGCGAGACCGAAGAGATCCTGCGGTTGGCGAGCCAGTTCAGCCTGCACCACTGCAAAATCATCAGCATCACCAACAACGAAACCTCTTCACTGGCGCGGCTGGCGGACTTTAACCTCTCTTACCACGTTCCGCAGCATTTGATCGGCGGCCATCATAATATTACCACGCAGATCCCCGTGCTTTACATTATTGAAACCATCGGTAAACGGCTCGGGCATATTAATTCGGCAAAATAA
- a CDS encoding 6-phospho-beta-glucosidase has translation MTMKQLPKDFLWGGAVAAHQVEGGWDRGGKGPSIADVLSGGSHGVDRVMTDGVLDGYRYPNHEAVDFYGRYKQDVALFAEMGFKCFRTSIAWTRIFPNGDETAPNEAGLQFYDDLFDELLKYGIQPVITLSHFEMPYHLVKTYGGWKNRRVVEFFVRFSEVVMRRYREKVKYWMTFNEINNQSNYRYPLFGYCCSGVDYTQEDNPEQALYQVLHHQFVASAQVVKLGHQINPEFKIGCMLACVPFYPYSCKPDDVMYAVEAMHQRYLYTDVQMRGYYPSYLLRDWERKGLKIEMQPQDAQILREGCTDYIGFSYYMSNALQANAVEGSDGMFGFPGNVPNPHVKASDWGWQIDPVGLRYSLNVLYERYQKPLFIVENGFGAFDKVEADGQINDDYRIDYLRAHIEEMKKAVIEDGVDLIGYTPWGCIDCVSFTTGEYSKRYGFIYVDKHDDGTGTLERSRKKSFDWYRRVIASNGEQL, from the coding sequence TTGACGATGAAACAGTTGCCGAAGGATTTTCTGTGGGGGGGCGCGGTCGCCGCGCACCAGGTTGAAGGCGGTTGGGATCGGGGCGGCAAAGGCCCAAGCATCGCCGACGTGCTGTCCGGCGGTTCGCACGGCGTCGATCGCGTGATGACCGACGGGGTGCTCGATGGCTACCGTTACCCCAACCATGAAGCGGTGGACTTCTACGGCCGCTACAAACAAGACGTGGCGCTGTTCGCCGAGATGGGGTTCAAATGCTTCCGCACCTCGATCGCCTGGACGCGCATCTTCCCGAACGGCGACGAAACGGCGCCGAACGAAGCCGGCCTGCAGTTTTACGACGATCTGTTCGATGAGCTGCTGAAATACGGCATCCAGCCGGTGATCACCCTGTCCCACTTCGAAATGCCTTACCATTTGGTGAAAACCTACGGCGGCTGGAAAAACCGCCGGGTGGTGGAGTTTTTCGTGCGCTTTAGCGAAGTGGTGATGCGCCGCTACCGCGAGAAGGTGAAGTACTGGATGACCTTCAACGAGATCAACAACCAGAGCAACTACCGCTACCCGCTGTTCGGCTACTGCTGTTCCGGCGTGGATTACACCCAGGAAGACAATCCGGAGCAGGCGCTGTATCAGGTGTTGCACCACCAGTTCGTCGCCAGCGCGCAGGTGGTCAAACTCGGCCATCAGATCAACCCGGAGTTCAAGATCGGCTGCATGCTGGCCTGCGTGCCGTTCTATCCTTATTCCTGCAAGCCGGACGACGTGATGTACGCCGTGGAGGCGATGCACCAGCGCTATCTGTACACCGACGTGCAGATGCGCGGCTACTACCCAAGCTATCTGCTGCGCGACTGGGAACGCAAAGGGCTGAAGATCGAGATGCAGCCGCAGGACGCCCAGATCCTGCGCGAGGGCTGCACCGACTACATCGGCTTCAGCTATTACATGAGCAACGCGCTGCAGGCCAACGCGGTGGAAGGCAGCGACGGCATGTTCGGTTTCCCGGGCAATGTGCCGAACCCGCACGTCAAGGCCTCCGACTGGGGTTGGCAGATCGATCCGGTCGGGCTGCGCTACTCGCTGAACGTATTGTATGAACGCTACCAGAAGCCGCTGTTTATCGTGGAAAACGGCTTCGGCGCCTTCGACAAGGTGGAAGCGGACGGCCAGATCAATGATGACTATCGCATCGACTATCTGCGCGCCCACATCGAAGAGATGAAAAAAGCGGTGATTGAAGACGGCGTGGATCTGATCGGCTACACCCCTTGGGGCTGCATCGACTGCGTGTCGTTCACCACCGGTGAGTACAGCAAACGCTACGGCTTTATCTAC